The DNA window TAGCTTAGCATTTCTTGTAGGGATGGCCAGCAACAGATGTTCAAAGCCCCCCTAACCTGCTCtatcaaatcttttaaaaaataatgtgatataAATTGATCAATAACTAACAAAATGTATATGCCTCATACTTTCATGTTTTAGCTAAGAAGAGAAATGGAGAACTTGCCTCTTATAGCTATGGGAAGAAGTTGCAATCGTCTCTTTGTTGTGGGAGTTTTCATTATGCTTCGTCACTACTTCTCCCAATATTAACTCTTCTTTCCTTGAAATccaagattttttaaaaattttaaaatatccaacaacCAATTAGTCTTTGCTTTGAGCCTACATATCAAATGTTTGTGTTGGATTGTAATGATAATTAAACAACCCGAACCAAACCAACTTCTTTCTCTTGTTAAGGATTCTAATTGGCTTATATGATCCACGTCATCAAGAACAATTAAATTATCCTTCGTTTTgagaatttgatgaagaagTTTCTCTTGTAGCTTGACTAGAGCATTATAAGCTTCCGCTTTTGATCTAATGTCAGAAAGGAAGTAATTATTCTCAAAATATTCGGTTGTAGATACCTTTATGCCAAATATGCTTTTCCTATTCCACCAATGCCAACCATGTGAAGTTGATCAATATCATCTCGCAATAACTTTATATCTTCGACACGAGTATCTCCAACATCTAGAGGTGTCTGGTTGACCTCTTGTAGGACTTGTTTTATAATATTCTCTACAAATTTAGATGCACGCCTACattaacaataataaactaagTAACTAGAAAAAGTTAAACAATAAGAACagtttatgagttgggttaacAAAGTAGATATTAGAAAGAAGGGAATCATACCCATCAGCTTCAACATTTGGAGATAAATTTGGAGTTGTACACTTGTGAGCCCCAAATAATGGTTCCTTGTGTATAGCTAAAGCTTCACCAAAAGAAAGACCCAACTTGCTTTCACAGTAGTTAAGAAAGATGAACATCCTAGAATATAAGCAAATCGATCTGCTATAACTTGTGTTTGGATTCAACAATTTTAACTTGAAAAAGACCATGGAAACCCTTGACTCTTCAATTGCTTCAGATCTAcatgtttcttcttcaataaaatagatttttatacATGTATCAAAGATGTGATTAGATCCAAGATTGAATGAAAGGCGTGGGCGGGGGGGGAGGGGAATAGGAATGTAGGTTTTCTTAGGAAAAAGGATAAACCACAAAGGATTTTTTCTTTGGAGAAGTCGGTCCAATGCTTCATTTGTAGTCGcattttccatttcttcttatttatgagTATATCTTTTTGGGCTTGCCATTTTGGAGGTCCAAACTCTCAAATACTTTTTGCAGGGCTGATAAATGGACAGTCCAATAGGATATGAATCAGGTGAAAATATTTACCCTCCGTTCAATAATAGTTgtttactatattattttagatgttcaataatatttatcaacttTATCAGATCAATGTATAACTTTACACTTAGTTCATATATTTTTactatcattaattatagtcatttctctattatatttttcacaacattaaatttattatattcaaaggtcattagtaaaattatcattATATTCATAGTTTTTTTAAGAACGTGCAAAATCAATAGGACAACTATTATTAAACAAGGGAGTAAAGTATTATATTTGACccatatttaatataataaaatgattAATCTCAACGATATTAGTAACACATCTTAATATACAAGAGAGTGTAGCATAAAAAATGTAGTACCAAATAAGGTATGTTAGTTGACTTTACCCTTACTGTTAAAATAAAGTTATGCTTACCCTCACCGTCTACAAATTTATTACTCGTACTCATCAATTGTATGAAAAACCctaaatcaacaaaataacCTGAATTAAACTACTCAATTTTTAACTCAATTCAACCCAATAACTCGATTTTGTTAATCTCATCTTTTAACCTTGTGCTTATTTCCAAACTCTCTCGTGTCTGCTTGCAACCCAACAATACTTACAATAATACAAACTCAGCCATTCATACAATACAACGTTCACAAATCACAATACATCGACCCATATGCCTCTTCCGTATATTCACATAAGCttcacaaattaaattttgcTATCTCTTGGAAAGGGGAAGTGAAGGAAGCTGTCAGTAGTAGTGATTTGGTAACTGCTGAAAGTAGCATAGTGTTTCAACGGAGAAATGAATATGATTAGAAAGATGGATTTGAGTTTTAATTTGCATTTGATTTAGTAGGTGGATTAGGAtcaaaagagaaaattaagtcaattcaatcaaaattggATAATTTTAGATGATTTGAGGCTTTTCATCCAATTGAGAAATGCGAATGAcaagtataaaaataataataataggagtaaagaataaaatcaacaaataaatgaaaattaaggggcatttttgaccatttttccTTAATACACAAATCCAAAGACAAATCTACAAGATTTATAtctgatttttatgtttaaagtTTTCATTTAATAAGTTGAGAGTATAGGAAATTTGATGGAAGTTGTTGGAGGAGTAACGTACCAAatagaaaatgagaaaataaagcAAACTCATAGTAGCATGGGATCAATAAGATTCTTGATAAAAAAGCTAACAACATAATAACAATCtcagtaaaataaaaataaaaagggacAAACTAAAGTTGAACAAGCCAAGTTATAAATTTTTAGGCCTTAATTAATATTCCTACAATAATGCTAGCCATAGAAGACCTAATTACTAGTTTACTACTTGATAGAGAAGATCAGTGAGTGGGCAAAATTGTTTGCatttattagaaaattgtgTGCTTCTAGTTAAAGTGGTtagtttttttaatagaaaGTTAACAGAAGAATGTAACAGATAGTTGAAGGATGTTTTTTGTTCAATGTAATGACACAAAAATGTAGTTTGAGTTATAGTTAAGGGATGCTTTTAGCCATTTACTCTCAATTTACATATagctttttcaaaaatattaatgcTCTAAATAAATAGGTACAAAAAAATACTCTATTGTTTTTGCTCCATGGTTGaaaactacaaataaaatacaaaactgGACAATTAAAAAGGCACAGAACATCTTTTCTAGACCAAAATCTGGTGAGAAGCAAACATGGTCAGGCAAACTAGAATACTGAATTATTTGTAAATGTATATGACCCATGGTGTATATCACGTCTATGATTCTGATGAGCCGACTGATATATTGGTGAACCAATCAAAACAAGCTGTCCGCTTTGACTTTCATTAGCCAATCGAGTGAAAAGGATGTTTGTTAACAACCACAATATCTTGAAAAGGCAAAAGAACAAAATCATTACATAAAGCAGATGAGATGAAGAATTTACTATTTTCATGACCAAAGTTCAATTAGAGAACTGTTAATCCTCAAACACAGTGCAAACACAATATACCGATCTAGAACTCTAATTTCACAAATCTAACCTCCAAAACGGTAAAGATTCCTACCCATTTTACCAGCGATCACAACTtacaaaagagaagaaaaataacCCATTTTtagacacattcaacattgccACAACAAATCAATTGACAAAAGCAATGAACACTCGAACAAATCCTTATGCAGCAACAAGGAAATGTTCAAATAATCCtatcaaaaatcatttttttcaagttaaaataACTTTCGTAACATACCCAGATGATAATAATAGGAAATTAAATTGATTAAGCAAAGAGTGTAGATGACGGAAAGAATAAGCAAATTTCTATTCCTTGAATTAGTAACAGAGAATTACACCATCAaagctcaaaaaaaaaaaaaaaaaaaactaccaaACCCTAACCCCCAAATCCGTAAAGGGTCCTTCCTTGCCTCTTAAGTGCATAAACAACATCCATAGCAGTAACCGTTTTTCTCCTAGCGTGCTCTGTGTAAGTCACAGAATCACGAATCACATTTTCCAAAAAGATCTTCAGAACCCCACGAGTCTCTTCGTAAATCAACCCAGAAATACGCTTCACACCACCTCTACGAGCGAGTCTTCGAATAGCCGGCTTTGTAATTCCCTGGATATTGTCTCTCAATACTTTCCTGTGCCTCTTGGCTCCTCCTTTGCCCAATCCTTTGCCTCCTTTACCTCTGCCTGACATTTTTCTGATGAAATTTTAGGGAAGAAATGTTCTTGATTTGGATTTTGGTGATTGGGGGTTTGTGACTTTGGTGGTTATATATAGCTGATGGTTTGTTTGGGGGTTTAAATCGTGGCCGTTGGTGTGTTGGAGATGAAGGTGATGATCGGACGGATATGAGAGTCGATCCGCGTGAGAGGCGGAGAGTGTATGTGAACCGTTGATTTAACGGAGATCTATGGTGAGGAGTGATTGTTTAGTGATAGTGTGCGGATTGTGCTTTTTTGGTGAGAGAAACGAGGTAAGTACCTTGTTGGCTTGGTCACATTATCTATCATttcttattcctaaaaaaatactAAGCCTTATAATTTCCTCTTTTCAATAATAATggtcaaatatattaaaaataattattcaacaatatttaaaattaagagataatttatctgatatttttattttatcatttttttaaaatattatcttcatttaattgtcatagtttccttttttagagtcaaacgataataatgttgactaatattttacaatgtattctttcatcatattaatatgtaaAAGCTTGAAATTTATAGTACTCTTCCTATAGTTTTTGAacatctaatttttttgtttaaactaTCAAATTGCTGtcatctaatttaactttgaaaattagtcaaattaacttcGAAAAACgcaatatgacaattaaaaatggacagagagaatattatttatcatttaacacattttttaaaatattaaatttaataaagtcaaaggataaaataataataataatatcccTATTATTTATTGCTTCTTAAGACGTGTATCAAGTCACtaatggacaactattgttTAACATAGAACCGTCAAAATGGGCTTAGCACATGGAACCGACCAACCCAACCCATTATTGGGGTAGGGTTGGGATAGGATTGTTTAGGGGTGTACATgtccgggttggttcgggtttttcgaatatcaaaccaaaccatttgtgtcgaatttttatatctataaaccaaaccaaaccaataaaactcgaatttttcaacctcggatttttttggattttcggattttttcggtaaagtattcatgcaaacatataatttagttgtacttcaaatatttctttaatcctaccaaaatacaactacctaaggtgtttcttaagaaaataacacataatatgatatgagtaatggcactaaaatatccaaaataataataataatgaaatttcgtaaaacaaatattgcaaaatgcaaattaacaagtcataatgaaaatgatcataatttaaaagtactaaatcatgttaatataagtttaataagtattaattacatgactaaatattaaaggaaattaaaattagattatgtatttgaattgtcttatccaatgtaaaaccaaagaacaaatattcaatattattgtcattcttagtgttgaattgattttccttttgcattagtattaatttgattttgatttaagctttattataattaccaacatctatggactataatctttattgaaccattcagaattctaagtttcaaacttgaaataatatattaaaagataaaaactatgaaaaagtataagaaatatttaaaaattatatcaaagtaaacatttttatgtataaaataaaattttaaaaatatatatttaatgtcgggttggtttgatctcggattgattttttttagttaaaaccaggAGCGAATTTAAGTGTCAAATTTGGATCACCGAAACTCGTGGTCATCCGGCTAAACTCGATATATCATTTGTAcaattctttaaaatatattaaatattactTAAAGGAACCCATGTCTAAAATGACCAGATGGTTCACTGGTCTGAGGGCTTATTATTGAGCTGGTAGTCGATGATTCGAATCCAGTCAACGCTCAATTTGCCCATTTTTTTGTAAGgtctattttattatattaattaataaaagaaatggCATTTACAACTTTAATTAGCCAAGgcaaaaaatagaagaaaatatatttcaattaaaCGTCTTCTCGTTAGCTCGCTAATTTATTGTCTTTATAAAATTTTGGAAATATAAcggaaataaaaataattattttaaatttattatttttattaaaatgattatttttattttaattattaaaaatctatgtaggggtatatttgatctttttcacatattttttgacttatttaattaacattttttgagtttcttattcttatttctttGGTTTTTCGTTCACTTTAGTGTAAAACctaaatcaaaagaaagaacTGTGAatggaaaaagtgaaaaaattaagaaaaaaatttagaacaattttttttgggctATATTGGAATttaaatgttattatttttgtagctatattgaaatttagtttttatatctataattttttggggaatctataataaattttacaataaaattagtgaaaaaaataaatttgatcattaaaataataaattcaa is part of the Solanum stenotomum isolate F172 chromosome 8, ASM1918654v1, whole genome shotgun sequence genome and encodes:
- the LOC125875257 gene encoding uncharacterized protein LOC125875257, with product MVFFKLKLLNPNTSYSRSICLYSRMFIFLNYCESKLGLSFGEALAIHKEPLFGAHKCTTPNLSPNVEADGRASKFVENIIKQVLQEVNQTPLDVGDTRVEDIKLLRDDIDQLHMVGIGGIGKAYLA
- the LOC125875263 gene encoding histone H4; this encodes MSGRGKGGKGLGKGGAKRHRKVLRDNIQGITKPAIRRLARRGGVKRISGLIYEETRGVLKIFLENVIRDSVTYTEHARRKTVTAMDVVYALKRQGRTLYGFGG